The Culex pipiens pallens isolate TS chromosome 2, TS_CPP_V2, whole genome shotgun sequence DNA window TCGGGGACGAAACCAGTGGGGCCTTCAGGTTGATCTTCTTCGTCAGCGGCGAAGCCAGATCTACGGCGTCCGCGGAAAAGTCGATGAAGCCGGGAAGGATGATAAAGTCACTGTGAAGAAACGATTATTAGTTCTGTTCCGTCCTAAAGCCGGCAAATGGCTCCGGAAACTTACTTGTAGGTCAACCCGTCACTGTTCTGGAACAAACCCTCGCAGGATAGCCCATCCTGGAGGTTGACTCCGTTCTTCATGGCCATGATTTcgggagaaatacttttcaaatctagcgcataaatgaaaacaaaaaaaaataactttagaaATTTGTACTGAAACACGTGGAAACCCCACTCCCATCGATTTTACCTTTAAAATCAGCGCAAAACCTTCAAACGAACGCTCGACTTGCTTGGCAGTAGCACTGTTTCGCGATTGATGCTACTAAAAGTGCAGAAGAGTGGCTCAAAATGCCGGTATCGCGATTTTAGCAAATGTGTAACAAATTGCAGACAATATGGAAATGTAACAGATCAGCCGCTCCGGTTGTGACCGTACACTAGAAATGCATGCCACAAACTgagcgagtttttcacaaaGGAACCAAAGGAACAGATTGCCTGAAAAGATTTGACAGCTGATAAACGTCATTTCTGGGCGGTGCGGTGATGGCGGATTTGGCGTTTACCTGGCCGTTTTAGAAAAAAGGCCCACACGGAAAACCGGCATTAGTCttaaaagacttatttttagcctTTTTTGAAGTTCGGTCAGTATTGTCAGAAAaaggcctaaaaattagtcttttttcgggcctaaattttaggctttttttAGAACTTAGTGCAAAACTTAGAAAAAGACTAAATTTAAGGCTTTTCTGTACTATAAAACTTTGGTTCACGATTTGACATGTCAAATCagaaaaagttgaaagttgCCGGTGGTGGTTGCTGTTCGTCGGACAGGGGCAGGATTTTGGCCAGTTTGCAGGtaagtttttgtgtttttcctgcCGGAAGGTTCGGCAGGAGTGAGTAAGCGGCTGAATGATAAAGTCGCTGTTTACCGGGTTCCCAAATTCCGGTCCTCGGTACGGTGGAGGAGGACGGGAAGGCGTGAATTGAGTCGTGTTTTTTGCGGATGGAGGAGGgaaggaactttttttttgtggacgGCATTGTGTTTCTGAGTGCTGGAGGAAGTTTCGAGACAGAAAATCTCGGAATCAATCCGCCGGGGATTGAATTCCAAAGTGGAAGCGAAAAAGGACAACGAGGCGGGAGTGGACAACCGACGGTGGCGGTGAaaatgatggtggtggtggttgtgtttgtgtttgtgaatGAGTGTGTATGAgtggtgtttgtgtgtgtgtgtgtgtgtgtgtgtgtgtgtgtgttcaaaaatgtaataatttaaaaattcaataaaaaattcagaaattcaacaatttaaaaaaatcaaaaactttaaaattcaaaaattcaaaaatttcataattcagaaatttaaatttcagaaattaaaaaattcaaaaatcaaaaaaaattcaaaaattcaaaaattcaaaaattcaaaaatttaaaaaatcaaaaattcaaaaattcaaaaattcaaaaattcaaaaattcaaaaattcaaaaattcaaaaattcaaacattcaaaaattcaaaaattcaaaaattcaaaaattcaaaaattcaaaaattcaaaaattcaaaaattcaaaaattcaaaaattcaaaaattcaaaaattcaaaaattcaaaaattcaaaaattcaaaaattcaaaaattcaaaaattcaaaaattcaaaaattcaaaaattcaaaaattcaaaaattcaaaaattcaaaaattcaaaaattcaaaaattcaaaaattcaaaaattcaaaaattcaaaaattcaaaaattcaaaaattcaacaattcaacaattcaacaattcaacaattcttaaattcttaaattcttaaattcttaaattcttaaattcttaaattcttaaattcttaaattcttaaattcttaaattcttaaattcttaaattcttaaattcttaaattcttaaattcttaaattcttaaattcttaaattcttaaattcttaaattcttaaattcttaaattcttaagccTGATCTACATCGGGAAACTGCTGCGATCCTACGCTGCGCCGCGATGACAGATGTGAAAAATTTTCGTTCTAAATACGCAGACTTTCCTGCGAGTATCTACAATGGGCTGCGTTGGTTGCTGTGATTTCCCATTTGGAACTGTCAACGCAGAAATCctgcgaaaattttcatttatttcaaaatttagaacatGCGACCTGCGGTCTGCGATTTTAGTACAGAATCGCAGCACCGCAGCATTgtcattgtagaagatcagattgaTTTGCATGTGTTTAAAACTTGCGCTTGCATCTGCGATCCTGCGAGTTTCCTATTGTAGACCAGgctttaaattcttatattactcaattcctaaattccgtaattcctaaatttctaaattcttaaattcttaaagtaagattttcaaaaattcgaactTGCCAAACTACGCCAATCATGGTCTACTGATAAACTCTTAAATAAAAtcactcaatttttaaataactatcAAACTCTCACAACtcatcttcaaaaaattgtttttttttttattttcaggttaAAGCTGAACGCATCTCTGAATCTGTCGTATTCCGAAATTGCCGAATTAtcgaataaaaacatttttaaaaatatttaaataatatataacaatattttattttctaccCTTTATTCCCGCCATTTTGATCCCCTAGGGTTTTCAGCcataaaataagtcttaatcaagttccgccatcttggattatgtccgctttgacccctcccatttcctgcaaaagcctagaaattagtcttttaaacctataaataagtctttttaggcctaaaaataagtctaaatcaagttccgccatcttggattatgtccgctttgacccctcccgtttcctgcaaaagcctagaaattagtcttttaaacctataaataagtctttttaggcctaaaaataagtcttaatcaagttccgccatcttggattatgacCGCTTTGACCCCTTCCATTTCCTGAAAAAGCCtagaaattagtcttttaaacctataaataagtatatttaggcctaaaaataagtcttaatcaagttccgccatcttggattatgtccgctttgacccctcccatttcctgcaaaagcctagaaattagtcttttaaacctataaataagtctttttaggcctaaaaataagtcttaatcaagttccgccatcttggattatgtccgctctgATCCCCTCGCATTCTCGAAAAAGACTAAAATTTAGGCTTTTTGACGATAACATTAAGCCTAAAATTTAGCCTTTTTCGTACTAAAACGAAACTAGTCTTTTAAAGACTAACCCTTcattaggcttaaaaagacttaacACGGTTAGGTTCGATAAAGCCTAATTTTAAGTCTTAAAAGACTAATGTCGGCTTTGCGTGATATTAGAATCTCTCGAAAAAGGCCAAGTTAAAGGCAGATTCCGATTCAACTGATTGACAGCGCAACTTGTGTTTGTTTCAAAAACTGTTTACCGCGCGTGCAAACTCTTTGAGCGCCAATACGACCGTTTTACAACTTACTCGAGACGTGTTTACATCGTTCAGAAAGTTCGCGCcgctttttttcgaatttttatttcttttaaaatttaactacaCTGATAACAATGAACAATCCAAGCTACTATCCCAACTATTACTCAATCGACGACATTATGGTGACGCAGGAACGGATTCCGTGCCGGGCGCTGCGTTCCCTAGAGAAGTTGGGTGAGTTTTTTGTCTGCAGTTTACAGGTTTTACCGGTGAAAACTGATAATAAAGCTTCTTTTGTGCAGGGTTCCTGGACTCGTCCGAAAAGTCGGAAGATTTGGAGAACAACCAGCAGCTGGAGCTTCCACTGTGGTACCTTTCGCAGCAGGACGAGCGGAATCCCGACTTTGGGTGAGTTTGATGTTTTGGAACGGGACTTATAAGATTGTaacgtgtttttttgtttgtgtaaaGCTTGCAGGTTCCGGACATTTTTACCTCGGCTTACAAGGAAATTTACAAGGCGGACGCAAACTACGTAGAGCTGGGCCGGCTGAACAAATTTTACTACGATTTGGGAATGAATTTGTGCAAGTTTGAGGCCGGTGACGACCTGGCGGAAATGCTGCACGACACGGCAAAAGAGCGCGTCAAGGGCCTCAAGGATCTGTGCAACAATGTCAGCAACGAAAACCTGGTGGACAACAAGAAGCTGGAACACATGGAGCGGATGCTGTACGAGGTGGGCAGCCGGAGTCGCAAAATGTTTGCCGACTGGCTGCAGGAAAAGGCTGTCAACATCAAGTCGACGGAACTAGTCACGAACCACCGCAAGCGGAAACGAGACGTGCTGGACGGGGACGAGGGAGGTTCATCGCAGGCGTCCCAGCGTAGTTCGATGTGAGGGATTGTCCTTAATGCGGTTGCGCATCGAGATTCACCTTTGACTTAATTTGTATGAATAAAGTAATGAATAGTTTATAGTAATTACTCTTTCTGCACACATTTTTACGATCGACTTTCcatgtttattaaattttcaacttgaTGTTGTGTTCTAAACAGCAGATGTTTTCTGTTGCAAAGTTTCGAAATTTTCCCCTTCTTAATGGTGCGGCTCGGCGTTCGGAGCTCCAATCTCCTGCTCTTCGGGGGAGTGCGGCCAGAAGGTCGGGCGGTTGATCGGGTCCAGAGCTTGCTGTTGGCGGTAAGAAAAGTCAGTTAAATCCCATTTCTCGCCAACAAAATCACAAACACGAATACTTACGTCGGGGAACGCATCGCGGTAATCCTCCATGGTCATCTGGTCGTACGGCAGCAGTGCCTTCAGGGCGGCAATCTGGCTCGCGTAGTCGGCGATGCGAGACTCCGAATCCTTGCAGAACTTGGAGATTTCCTCCTTGACCTGCTTCTCCTGGGCCTCGACCTGTGCGGTCACGGTATCGGCCGGGTACGGAATCTGCAGCGCCTCGTACGCCTTCTGGAACTTGTCGACCATGCCGGCGATCGGGACACTCTTCTGGTAGTGGGCCCAGTCAATCTTCGGCGGAGTTTCCGGGTTGacaatgacactgagaaaaccaaaacaaagagaaaaatcGTTCCATAAAAATTAAGTTGATTACGCAAACACCATCatccatctttaaaaaaaataatagatgaTCCAAGTTACCTTCGCAGATACTTGTCGCTCATCGACTTGAAGGCGGCGAGGTTAGGCTTCTGGCTCTGCGGAACGCGCTCGGCCAAGGCGGCCCAGTTGACGCTGGATTGGGCAATTCTGCGAGAGGCCATCGTTGCTGCTTCGCGCGGTTTACCGGGAACTTCTGGAAGGTTAGCAAACGATTTTTCCGGGAGAAAAAGACGACCAAAGCTGCACTCTGAACTTCCGTCGATCGAATCGAGACGAAGATGAAAACTTATGTAACCTGTCAAAAGTGACAGCCGCGTGATGACATTCGGACTGATTTTTGTGGGATTGGATAGGCAGGTCGAAAAGGGCAGAACGATGATGCTGTCAGATTGTTTGAGGAAAATGCACTGAAAGCCCGTCCATGGTAATTTTAAGAACAttagcaaattttgctaaaaatgctgaTTATacgctagtatggagatcggaaggaaaggagtcaagaaacagctttacgaacagcagaacaaaggagagggagcgttttcttagGGCTTTttattcaccctctctggcttgctttcgctgccctTGCtgcccattttatttttttcttgacaggttccttccgatgtgcgTATACTGCTTAACTGTGGCTTTTTGGTAAAAGTAAAAGCAAATATGATAAAATGTACCATGcttccacaaaattgcatggtagcagcacagagaacagatgtatatcattgaacaaacagcattgaaaaacgtgtgtaaaaattcaaaccaaaatacgttgaaaagagctagggtgtgcaccatccgcctagatagcgccacttccaaaatcatgatggcctacagtagcagaacgttggaccatctaatcactgcataaaacattccgtacgaacgacatcagaccaatgtctgactgcccttcatcagagggttgcaattttacgcgccaaagaaggttaacaaaacgaaatcggacataacatgtgtaaagggactattttaagttgtcgcttgaaaaatcatttttgaatgatttttttgttatgttttggcTTCCTCTTTGTTAATGTtattgcatttttgcattatttttagtcaactggaattatacagaagtgaattttatatttaaacaaggttaacatttattttctttcgaaattattgagccTATTTCATTGTTAGGTCAAGTATTCTCAGccgcgacggtggcgccgccaagcgtatcctgcacactctaatttctttgatgcaagattgtatgcaacgcattttttttagtttacacggtttacacacaagttagaaccaagatgtacatctgttctctgtggtaGCAGTTACGAAATCATCTTCATTCTCTCCATATTGGAGGATTAAAATTAGAGAGCCTCTacactgaaagcccgaccatggtaattttaaaaacatttgctaaaaatgctgcttattaaattaactgtggctttttggtaaaagtaaacgcaaatatggtcaaatgtaccatacttccacaaaattgtatggtagcaattacaaaatcattatcattctctcggtattggagggttaaaattaccattccgctctcgacatagtaaaactgactgcgttaatcagtcaatccaagcatggattgtttttagcaaaaatacgtcggtgcgtgttctcaatttaacGTCGTCGatttaaccctacaatatggtagcaactaccatggttgggttttcagtgtatggagaggcgaaatgtaaCTTTCAGGGTtcaaatcgaactgtcaaatcggggttccaatcgagcaacaagaccatgcaaaaacaaggtcggaatcaatttaaaataattttgaccaaaaaaCGAGATTCATAACAATTACAAGCATTGTAATACTGTTGTTGACTGTGGGTGCTTAAAATTTCTCCCAgcacatttcatttccctatgtaggtccctagttAAAATTACCATACCGCTCTCGACATAATTAAACTGACTGCGTTAATCAGTCAATCCAAGCACGAAATGTTTTCagcaaaaatacgtcgg harbors:
- the LOC120424118 gene encoding DNA replication complex GINS protein PSF3-like, encoding MNNPSYYPNYYSIDDIMVTQERIPCRALRSLEKLGFLDSSEKSEDLENNQQLELPLWYLSQQDERNPDFGLQVPDIFTSAYKEIYKADANYVELGRLNKFYYDLGMNLCKFEAGDDLAEMLHDTAKERVKGLKDLCNNVSNENLVDNKKLEHMERMLYEVGSRSRKMFADWLQEKAVNIKSTELVTNHRKRKRDVLDGDEGGSSQASQRSSM
- the LOC120424117 gene encoding ATP synthase subunit d, mitochondrial-like — translated: MASRRIAQSSVNWAALAERVPQSQKPNLAAFKSMSDKYLRSVIVNPETPPKIDWAHYQKSVPIAGMVDKFQKAYEALQIPYPADTVTAQVEAQEKQVKEEISKFCKDSESRIADYASQIAALKALLPYDQMTMEDYRDAFPDQALDPINRPTFWPHSPEEQEIGAPNAEPHH